AAGTGCTGGGCATCGACCCCGGCGGGGACGTGGCGATGTTTCGCCTTCTCGGGCGAGAGGACTTCCCGAGCGTTTCGTGGGGCGACTCCGACGCCGTCCGCCTCGGCGATACCACCCTGGCACTGGGGAATCCGTTTTCGGTCAGCGAGGACTACGCCCCGTCGGTGAGCCTGGGCATTGTTACCGGAATTGACCGCTACCAGTGGGGCGTCGGCGGCAATCTGACCTACTCCGATTGCATCCAGACCGACGCCGCCATCAACCCGGGGAACTCAGGTGGTCCGCTCTTCAATGCGGCCGGCGAGGTCATCGGCATCAACGGACGTATTTCCATCAACACGCGCGGGCGGTTCAACGTCGGCTTCGGCTACGCGATTTCGTCGGCGCAAATTCGCCGATTTGTCCCCGGGCTGCGTGCCGGGCTCGTCGTCCCACATGGGACGTTGCAGGCACGTGTCGAAGATGGCACGGACGGAGTTGCGTTTACGCAACTGCTTCCCGGCGGGCCGGCCGATGCCGCCGGCGTACGTTCGGGAGATCGGCTCCTCGCCATCGACGGCGAACCGATTCCGACGGCCAACCGTTTCGCCAGTGTCATGGGGACGTATCCGGGGAACTGGCTTATCGAGCTGACCATTCGTCGAAACGGCAAGGATCTTAACACACTCGCCCGGTTGGACGATTTACCGGTCAAAATGTCGCAGCCGTATGAAGTGGATGCCACGGTGAATCGCCGTGAGGCCGTGCGCGTGCTGCGAGCGTTTCGAGCGCGAGTCGGCGTCGAAAGAGGCGGGGGGGACTTGTCCGCCGGGAGAGCAGGGGGAACTAATTCGGAGCCGCTGCGCTGGACGGTCGTTCGCGAATATCCGTCAGAGAACTCCGGCGGCCCATCATCCACCGAGCGATATGCGGCCACGTTCGGGGCGGACGGGACGGCGATGTTCGAGGAGGTCGTTTCCGACGGCGCCCGGGCCCGGAAGATCAGGTTCGACGCCGAAAAAGCCTCCTGGTCGCGCGCCGACAGCGATCGCGCGTTCGAGTTTACCTCGGATGTTCGTGTCTCCCTGAGTGCGATCTTTGCGCTTCTCTCGCTTTACACCGATGATCTGGATTCGCCGCGCTTTGCGGCAATCGCCCACGCCGCCGGGGATGCGTATTTCCTGCCCGCCAATCAGGATCGCCCGCGGAATCCCTTCGAACCGGCCGAATCCGCCTTCACCGCGCCTCGAATTGCGGAAGTCCTGGCCGTTCCCATCGGGGAGCGCTGCGTTGCGCGCCTGGTCTTTGATGAGCAGACGCATGAGCTTCGCCGCATTGATGCCCGCGACGAACTCAATGGAATCGCGGTCACCATAAACGTTGTCGAGACAGTCACCGCGGGAAACTGGAACTTACCCGCCGTTTTGGATGTCTTCGGCCCGGGTTACGCATATCGCGAACGCTGGCAGGAGTGGCAGGTCTCGCCGTGATCGACCTCCATCGCTTTCCATTGGTCGTATTGCCGCTGATGCTATTCAGCGCAGTCGGCATTCACACCGTGAACGCCGGGGGATTTGCCGATCCCATCGCCGAGGCGAACGCGCGCGTGGTCAAGCTCTACGGCCTTGGTGCCGGTCTTCAGGCTGGGTACGGGACGGGAATCCTCGTTTCGTCAGACGGCCTCGTGCTCACCGTCGAATCCCTGCTCATCGACGCCCGCTCGGTGCTCGTCGTCGATTCGGCCGGGCGCCGTTTTGATGCCGACGTCGTCAAGCGGGACTCGCCCCGCCAACTGGCCCTGCTCAAAATCCGCAGCCTCCGCGATGGCGATCCTGCGGAAGCCGGGGTGGCTCGTGACAATGGCACAACAACTGAACTCGGGCCATTTGAACATTACGACTTGCGCTGCGAGGGGACGGGTGAAAGCGCCTGCCACGCCCCCCTTCTGCCGGGAGACTGGCTGATCGTTGCCGGCAATGCCTTCAAGGTGGCCGACGGTCCAGAGCCCGTCAGCATTGCCCACGGCGTGCTTTCCGCCCGCGTGCGACTTGATGCCCGCCGCCAGCTTCGCGATTTTCCTTACACCGGCGAGGTCCTCGTCATCGATGCCATCACCAGCAATCCCGGGGCGCCGGGCAGCGCCGTTGTGAATCTCGACGGGGAGCTCGTCGGCATGGTCGGGCGGGGAGTCATTTCCAATCGCACGGCGACGCATCTCAACTACGCCATGCCCCGCGCCGTCCTGTGGGATTTTTTCCGGGAGGCGACCGGGGTCGAATCCGAATCGAAGAAGGAGGCGATTGAGCACTGGTCCGCGGAGGCCATGGGATTGCATGTTCATAGCGCGGGCTACCGGAAGGTGTTGCCTTTCATCGAGCACGTTCGTCGCGATTCGCCGGCCGCGCGCGCCGGCATCCGCGCCGATGACCTCATCTTATCTGTCAACAACTTCAATCTACCGGATGCGGACACGCTCGAAGCCAGAATTGCCGACATTCCCATGAACGAAGCGGTGGAAGTGGTCCTGCGTCGCGGCCGGTCCATTCGAACGGTGCGCGTGGTCGCTCAGAAGGAAGCACAACCGTGATTCGCCCCTACCTGGCATTAGCGCAAATGCTGGCCATGCTCGGATGGCTTTGCTCTCCGGCGTCCGCCGTCGATGCGTCTCCCACTTCGCGCGGACCTGATCTGGAACTACTCCGCGCGGCGCAGCAGGTCTTTCGGGATGCCGCGGCGAAGGTCGCGCCCTGCATGGTGCGAATCGACACCGTCGGCGGCGCTCAGCCATCGGCCGTCCCCGGGCGCGGCTCCGGGGACGATTCGCCGAGCCCGTTTCAAGAGCGGATCGGTTCGTCGTTCACCATTGCCGACGGACCCACAACGGGGCTGGTCTACGCTTCCGACGGGTGGATCGTCGCCAGCAGCTTCAACTTCGTTCGCGATCCGTCGCTTGTTTCGGTTACCCTGGCCGATGGGCGCCGCTTCGCCGCCGATCTCGTCGCGCGCGACCAGGTTCGCAAACTGGCCCTACTGAAGATCGACGCCAAGGACCTGCCCGAGCCTGCGTGGAAACCGTTGTCCGAAGTCCGCGTCGGCGAGTGGGTCATCGCCCTCGGCCTGGGGCTCGGTTCGGAGCAGCCTTCGATCAACGTCGGCATCGTCAGCGCCTTGCAACGCATGAACCGCAACGCCGTGCAGACGGATGCGAAACTCAGCCCGGCCAACTACGGCGGTCCGCTGGTGGATATTGAGGGTCGTGTCGTGGGCATCTGCGTACCCATGGCTCAGCGTCCGGGTGAGCTGGCGGGCGCGGAAATGTATGACAGCGGCGTCGGCTTTGTCCTGCCGACGGAGCGCGTCCATGAGATCGTCGAGCGCTTGCGCACCGGTGAATCCATCTATCG
This genomic interval from Phycisphaerae bacterium contains the following:
- a CDS encoding trypsin-like peptidase domain-containing protein, coding for MIRPYLALAQMLAMLGWLCSPASAVDASPTSRGPDLELLRAAQQVFRDAAAKVAPCMVRIDTVGGAQPSAVPGRGSGDDSPSPFQERIGSSFTIADGPTTGLVYASDGWIVASSFNFVRDPSLVSVTLADGRRFAADLVARDQVRKLALLKIDAKDLPEPAWKPLSEVRVGEWVIALGLGLGSEQPSINVGIVSALQRMNRNAVQTDAKLSPANYGGPLVDIEGRVVGICVPMAQRPGELAGAEMYDSGVGFVLPTERVHEIVERLRTGESIYRGWLGIQLDPQARGVARIQKLADPSPLREAGVLPGDHIVRANDRPIRNFQQLVQALYMIPAGDEVVVVTERKGEQRELKIKLARNTDLGPLPAAEEPENPFSPPTEPDDSGGE
- a CDS encoding trypsin-like peptidase domain-containing protein, yielding MAGSIGKDHRMPTGAGELLSPRRAAGVVICGVALAAFVPSSTLVQAEAPSPVDIVRDAQEQRLETIARVSPAVVSIFESTQAGGGSGVLIDPRGFGVTNYHVVANLGMDRNGWGGLPDGNLYELEVLGIDPGGDVAMFRLLGREDFPSVSWGDSDAVRLGDTTLALGNPFSVSEDYAPSVSLGIVTGIDRYQWGVGGNLTYSDCIQTDAAINPGNSGGPLFNAAGEVIGINGRISINTRGRFNVGFGYAISSAQIRRFVPGLRAGLVVPHGTLQARVEDGTDGVAFTQLLPGGPADAAGVRSGDRLLAIDGEPIPTANRFASVMGTYPGNWLIELTIRRNGKDLNTLARLDDLPVKMSQPYEVDATVNRREAVRVLRAFRARVGVERGGGDLSAGRAGGTNSEPLRWTVVREYPSENSGGPSSTERYAATFGADGTAMFEEVVSDGARARKIRFDAEKASWSRADSDRAFEFTSDVRVSLSAIFALLSLYTDDLDSPRFAAIAHAAGDAYFLPANQDRPRNPFEPAESAFTAPRIAEVLAVPIGERCVARLVFDEQTHELRRIDARDELNGIAVTINVVETVTAGNWNLPAVLDVFGPGYAYRERWQEWQVSP
- a CDS encoding serine protease, with protein sequence MIDLHRFPLVVLPLMLFSAVGIHTVNAGGFADPIAEANARVVKLYGLGAGLQAGYGTGILVSSDGLVLTVESLLIDARSVLVVDSAGRRFDADVVKRDSPRQLALLKIRSLRDGDPAEAGVARDNGTTTELGPFEHYDLRCEGTGESACHAPLLPGDWLIVAGNAFKVADGPEPVSIAHGVLSARVRLDARRQLRDFPYTGEVLVIDAITSNPGAPGSAVVNLDGELVGMVGRGVISNRTATHLNYAMPRAVLWDFFREATGVESESKKEAIEHWSAEAMGLHVHSAGYRKVLPFIEHVRRDSPAARAGIRADDLILSVNNFNLPDADTLEARIADIPMNEAVEVVLRRGRSIRTVRVVAQKEAQP